AagtagtaaaaagaaaaaaaaagattaaaaatgtTCTTCCACACTAAACTTACACGACACAACGATATAGTCATCCTCGGATTCTCATTAGTCTATGTGTGGGGCCGTGGGGGGTTGGATCTGAGAACGACTTTAATTAACGACTAAAGCGAAAAAAACACAtgacatttataaaatatttgtaataatagtcatttttaattatttgagaCCAAAGACCATACTGTGGTCTTTCATTAATcgttaaatattttgtttaattaccGTTGAACAAGACCATTCAACGCaggacaaagaaaaaaaaaagattctaaaCAAGAGAGCCATGGATCCTCCAAGTCAAGTCAATGAAGACAGTGAAATAATACCagaccaagaagaagaagcagctcTGTTGCTCCTAAAAAAAGTGACCCCACCAATCCTTCTGAAGGAATCAGCAGGTGATAACTCTTGCTCTATCTTCAGAATCCCTCACACTCTTGGGCGAGCCAACAACACAGCTTATGCACCCAAGATAGTCTCGATAGGCCCTTATCACCATCCTGATGACAAAGAACATGGACATCTCAAGATGATCGAGGAGCACAAGCAGCGTTATCTGGAGTTATTCGTGTCAAAGACCAAGGAGAATGGCGTCAGTCTTAGTCACTTAGTCAAAGTAGTCTCGGATATGGAACCGAAGATAAGAGATTCTTATTCCGAGAATCTTGAACTTAGTCAAGAAAAGCTGACCAGGGTGATGCTTCTTGATAGTTGTTTCATTCTTATGCTATTTCTTGTGGTCACGAGAGAGTTTGAGTACAAGAACTTCACCGACCCTATTTTCAAGATGAGATGGATACTGCCTACTATTCGGAGTGATCTTCTCCTTCTCGAAAACCAGGTTCCTCTCTTTcttcttaataaaattttagagacATCAAAGTTAGCTTCATCCACAAGCTTAAACGAGATGGCCTTCGAGTTCTTCAGCTATTCGATAAGAAAACCAGACGCATTCTGGGAGAAACATAAGAATCTTCGGGCAAAACATCTTCTTGATCTCATTCGCAAGACTTTCATACCCATCGTGTCTCCACCAACCACCCAAAGACATTGCTGCATCGATATTTCAAgtggttttggtggaaaaacaAGACCAACTACACTCAAAAACACTTGTTCAAGTAAGAAAGGCAGTTCAAAGGAGAGCACTGGAGCACAAACGTCACCACCTCCCAGCCCTTTTCTTGGACTAATTGTCTCAGCCAAGAAGCTTCGTCTCCGAGGAATAAAATTCAAGCGGAGGAAGGATGTAGACACGCCGTTAGACATAAGTTTCAAGAACGGTTTGCTTGAGATACCATTACTAGtctttgatgattttatgaGCTCTGTTTTAATCAACTGCGTCGCCTTCGAGCAGTTCAACATGAGATGCTCAACTGAGATCACAAGCTACGTAGTTTTCATGGGTTGTCTGATAAACATAGAAGAGGATGCAACTTTCTTAGTGGAGAAAGGGATCATAGAGAACTACTTCGGGACGGGTGAACAAGTTTCTCTCTTCTTCAAGAACATCGGGAAAGACATCTCGTTCAGCATATCTAAGAGTTATTTATCAAAGGTGTTTGAGAGAGTGAACAAGTACGCTTCAAAAGGATGCCATGTACACTGGGCTGGGTTCAAGTAcacacatttcaacactccatGGACGTTTTTATCATCTTGTGCTGCTTTGCTGCTGCTTCTACTTACCATATTCCAAGCCTTCTTTGCAGCCTTCGCTTATTTTCGTCCTCCCAAGAACAATTGAACGTATGTGTTTTTTGTTATATCTTTTGTTTGACAAGTTTTATTATTCCAGGTAGTTATATGTACAATTTTATTGCCTCGGTCTTGTTAAATTGTGTTGCACTTGAATCTTTAGTAGTTAATTTCAAGCATGTTCTTCACCAAAACTTGGGACAGGGGAAAACTGGAAGATCTCTTTTTCTCAGAGTGATATTGATCGAATAGTTAAACTGAAACCTGCTTGGGGAGCGAATGATACCTACGAATGGGTTCATGGTCTGGTTGTTTTACTGTGAAGTCGGATTACTGGTTGGCGAGTGTGCTAGATCAATCAGATGTCCGTAGAAAGGCTGTGGCAAGGCTTTCTTTTAATGTCTTAAAACAGCAGAGTGTGGAAAGTGGATACTGCACCCAAGATACGTAATTTTATGTGGAAGGCTCTCTCGAACGCACTGGCGGTGAGTGACGAGCTTTTGGCTAGGGGTCTCTGCCGTGGAGGATGCTTCTCCAGCCATGCGAGCATGATGATGACGCTGGAGTTTCCAAGAAGCCTTTGTTTCTGCAATACTTTCCGGTAAGTGCTTAGCCAATAGGCAGTCCGGCTTAGTTAGGATCCTCCACTATATCTTAGCTAGGAAAGCTTGATTAAAATCTTGAAGATGCTCTTGGCTAACTTTTACCGATAGAATATGTAAAGATATTGTGATTTTCGGGTTTGATATTCTGAAATTTATTGATGTCTTAATCGTACTAACCCGTAACTGAGACGAGTATAGGCATAGCAAGTTCACAACAACGAAAAGAAAATACAAGAAACAAATTTGGTAAAAATCAAACTAATTGTTCCTTACGAATTCTAATTTAGTTTGAGTCGTTAGACGACGTGCTGTCTCCCAAGTCAAAGTCTTCTACTGCGTTAAATTTAGTGTGTGGTGGTGTGTAAGGCCGCCGCCGCCTTGGCGCTGCAATAAATATTCTTCCTGCAATTGCACCAAGTGTGTCACGGCAACATCAATTTTTGTTAGTCTTGCCAGTACATCAAGAAAGATGCCTTTTGATGGCATGCTAATTCATATGGCATATTCGcatttgaaagttaaaaaaaaataaccgtAACTGTATTTTTGATGGCATGCTAATTCATATTCACATGTTCGCATTTGAAAGTAAAGAAACAAACGGCAACATCTACATAACGTCAATTTGTACAAAACCTTTGTTATAATCgcataaaacaaaataaaataaaagactcACCTATTAAGAACCTCAAGAGAAGGTATGTAAGAAAAAGAATTGATCCCAAGATCAAGGGATCTAAGCCTAAAAGCATAATCATCTTCTTCTGTATTGTGTGTTTTAGGTGAGACCGATAACTTGTTTTTTTGTACAAATTGATCAACGCAGATGGAAAAACTTTATAcccaacaaacaaacaaagcgTCAACGCAGATGGGAAGTggtaaattgttttttctttaatgacCTAAGGTGCTATTATCAATATAATTCGACACAAAGATCTAAATTAATGACCGAGGTAGTTTGTTTTTATCGATGTGGCGTATGTATATGAGCTGGTGTTcattcaataaatataaacgAGGAGTTGGTGCTCATTCAACAAATATAAACAAGGAAGAGTTGCAAGGTTCGGATTCTGGATGTACATATCAAAGTCAAAACTATTAGTTGGCATAACTTAACGTGATTTGTCTGTTCTTTTGGATTACAGTGATAGAACCTTCAAAGTCTTGCATCGACCGGATAAACAACAGTGTTCAGTGGTATACTATTTGTTTTTAAAGTGTGATGGATAACAGATGGtgtattttgtttaattattacTCCCGGGTCCAATAgtgtatttttgtttattattatcgggttttgaaaaattgtttttttttcgtgttgtttaatttttatgtattgCCATCTACTACTAACTAGGTGTTATTTAGTTTAGAACAAAGGATGAAGGGCCTCCTTGTTTGTTATGAAAGCTTTGGTAAAGACATGCATTCTAAACACTAACGATTCTTCATCCTCAAGCATATATCATATCATTACTAATTCTGTAGTAGAGAAACATGTAATCATCACGTGCATAAAATCAGTGATCAATGGGTTAAGACAAGACAATATTATGTTGTTTCACATCCTCAGGTTTGTGTTGTTTGTTTCTTACTACTGCTGCTTCTAAACTGGAACCAACCACCACTTCTTTATTGAAGCTAATGGGCCGGTCTGTTGCACaccaaaagagagagaaaaacttCTTTCCTGTCGTTTTTCAAATGATTTGGAAACACCTTAAACGACGACGTCGTGGaagtaaaaaaataaacgaACCCTAAATCGCGAGCAGTTtcctccttccttccttccttccaaGTTCGTTCCAATCCGAAACTCTCCGTCTCTGCTCGTTTCTCTCACGGCGTGCGTGCGTGCGTGAGCTTTCTCTGCCAATCCGTtcttccccccccccctctTGTTTAGGTACTATCTCTGGTTCCGTGTCTGTGCTCGTAGCTCTTCTGTCTCTAGACTTATATCTCATCTCATCTGCTTTGTATTCCATGGCTACATGTTCAAAAATGAATTCTTTAGGGATCCTTTATAGATTCTTATTGTATTTGATTGGTTCTGGAACCTTCCTGTAATCTCATTCTCTTacagaagacaaaaaaaaacacatctttATGGGGacaaagtttcaatctttttagcttgtttttcttttgtgttacTTTCAGACCAACCTGCGTCTGTCTTCTTGAAGTTTCCGACTTTTGCGGCTAATTTGAATTTCTTGAAATTGGTTGGAGAGAGTTCAGAGAAAATGGACAACGGGAACAACGACGAACAAATTGATGTTGGATCGGTGGTTGAAGCTGTTTCCGCCGACCACTCCTTCGGTGCTCCCCTCTATGTGGTTGAGAGCATGTGCATGCGCTGCGGTGAAAACGTatatatctctctctccctccctctctcACACACTCATACTTTTACTCTGAATGTTTTGGATGAAACCTTTGTTAGATTAGTTTCTCTCTTTTAACCTTTtcagcttgttttttttttcttcccaaTAGTGTACATGAACATAGCTTTCTTACTTCTTTTCCAGGGAACAAGCAGGTTTCTGTTGACTTTAATTCCTCACTTCAGAAAGGTATTTGTCATTCTCTCTTTTCAAGAGGATTTTTGTTATGACATAAACCACTGAAACGCCACTCTAAGaggatcctttttttttggtttagaaAAGACTCGTTTACGTTTGGTTTTATGTTCTATTATTCTGTACCTTTGTGTTTGCTGACAATCTTACTGCTCAACTACTACTTCCTACAGGTCTTAATATCTGCATTTGAATGTCCCCATTGCGGAGAGAGGTACAACTTTTTAACGATTTTTGAGATGCGTTTTAACTATTCCGTATGAGCAGGGTTTTGTAaaggaaaactaaaaaaaagaaaaaaaaaaactaaaatagtttCTCTTTTCTCAGTTGAGAAGATAAGGACTTTAATTTCATCTCTTATCTATGATATAGGAATAATGAGGTTCAGTTTGCGGGAGAGATTCAACAACGTGGTTGCTGTTACCATCTAGAGGTTCTAGCTGGCGATGAGAAGGTTAAATCCattttccgttttttttttctcttcccaTTTTGAAATCCATTTACCATGTGCTTAGAATGTAGCAATCCATTCCATGGTTATTTGTAAGAAACGTGAGTATCTGGTTTTGGTCCTTGTTTCTGGCTCCTTAAAGCTAATTGTTGTTTCTGGTGTGAATGCAGATATTTGACCGGCAGGTTGTGAAATCTGAATCAGCCACTATTAAGGTGAGTTTGTCTTTTGCTTTTCTTGGACTCAAAATACCCTTGATTTTGCAGATTAGAGACGCTTCCTCTAATCTTCCTGAAAACTGTGAATTAGTTTTGCTTCTTGTATTATGAAACTCGAAACTGACATTAGTTTGCGAATATATATATGCCTTCAGATTCCTGAACTGGATTTTGAGATTCCACCAGAGGCCCAACGTGGAAGTTTGTCTACTGTAAGTGCTTCTTGTCTTTCTTAACCATCTTGTCATGAATTTCGTAAGTAATTATTCCTTAGAGCGACCTAAGAATCGCCTGGTCTACGCATGAGAACAAATTAGTGGTGCATGTAGTGACCGTCAAACAATAATCTCAACACTTGATTACTGGGAAGATCGCCACGAGAACTCTATCTGTGTTACTCTTTTCAGCTTTAGCCAGATGTTATCACCTATAAGTTAGGAAAAAAATTTCTAGTTCGTTGTCAATGACTCTccttatttgtttattttacagGTGGAAGGAATACTAGCGCGGGCTGCTGATGAACTGAGTGCCCTTCAAGAAGAACGCAAGGTATACTTCTGACTAAGAGctgaaaattttatgttttatgtcaAGTTTAATTGTTTTACACTCGACAATCTTTAACTTATGTATTTTGCTGGACACAGAAAGTGGATCCTAAAACTGCTGAAGCGATAGACCAATTCTTGTCCAAGCTGAGAGCTTGTGCTAAAGCAGAGACACCCTTCACCTTCATTTTGGACGATCCTGCTGGAAACAGCTTCGTTGAGAACCCGTAAGTATATTCGACATGAAAATACCTAAAAAGAATATAGGAAGAAGTTATGTTTATTTCATTTGCTTATTGACAAGTTTTGCAAACATGACAGACATGCTCCATCGCCAGATCCCTCTTTAACCATCAAGTTCTATGACCGAACACCAGAGCAACAAGCAACACTTGGATATCTTGCTGACCCTTCGCAGGCTGGACAATCAGAAGGAAGCCTTGCCCCACCTTCTGCTGAAACAACTTATGTACCTCATGGAGCAGTCGGAGCAACAGCTGGTCGTCGAGCGATTGCTCAGAGTAATAGCACTGATATTTCCGATAACTTGTTTAGATACTCTGCGCCTGAAGAGGTAACTTCTGATTCTTTTACTTCTTGAATTAGTTATGTTGACTGTTTTAAGTTTATGATCATTCGAGTGTTAAACTTAGATGGTGATAAGATTTTTGTTCATATTCTAACAGGTGATGATTTTCCCTTCAACCTGTGGAGCATGTACGAAGCAATGTGAGACACGGATGTTCGTGACTAGTATCCTTTCAGAGTTCCATTCTTTGGTTTTCTGCAACAAGTTTTCCATATGTTGTTTAACACTTGACAGAAAGTAGAAATCCCGTACTTTCAGGAGGTTATTGTCATGGCATCCACATGTGAGGATTGTGGCTATCGCAATTCTGAGGTTGGGTTCACTTTTGTTTGATCTTGTTAGAGATTTTGCAGACATATATGCCTGGTCTTGAAggttattaactttttttttttgggtaatcATGAGCAGTTGAAGCCTGGTGGTGCTATTCCTGAGAAGGGAAAGAAAATTACTCTCTCTGTGAAGAACATCACTGATCTTAGCCGAGACGTTATCAAGGTTAGTTTTTCGCTTCAGCTTGTATGTATACTGTAGTTTTGCACCAGTAAGGATCAAGAGAGTGAGTTCCCCATATCATTCTATATATATCTTAGAGTAGTTGAGAATGTCACATTACAGTTGAAGTATATACCCTTCCAGAAAGTGATAAATTGAAGTTTAAGTTGGATAAAGGTTTTGACAATGAATCTAGTTCACtactaaattttattggtaCCGTGAAAAATCTTCACACTGTTCATTCAAATGTAATGGTATATCCTCATGTCCTGGCacaagttaaaataattagatcGTGGAACGTGTTATGAAGGTGTCGGATAAGTGGCTAACCTTCGAGATCATATGTAAAACTGGCTTGTTTGATCTTTCTGAGTCTTTGTTATAGCTATAACGCACAGTTGATGGCAACACTATAGTAGGCAACCTTGTGAACCACAATTTAGGCTAGGAAATGGattattatgtttgttttttttaagagCAATACCTTATAgtgtagtttgttattaatggtaaattttgtttcttgtatATTAGTCAGACACAGCCGGAGTGATAATCCCGGAACTTGATCTGGAGCTAGCTGGTGGTACACTTGGTGGAATGGTGACAACAGTTGAAGGGTTGGTCACGCAGATCAGAGAAAGTGAGTTATGACCATACTCTTAACAACATTTACCATTTATCCATGTCAAGTCTGAATTATACTCCTTAAATCATTTTAATGTGGGCTAAAGTATTGTATAACTGATATATTAAACCATACTCTTAAGTCAGTATGTCAAGCACCTGATCCAACTATCCTATATTTCTGCCTTGCAAAGCTTTAATTTTTTGGATAATGGAATCATTTCGAGATTCTTTATCTCCAATGATGGATTATAGATCTTAGATACTGACACAAGTGTGTGGTATGGGTATTCACAGGCCTAGCGAGAGTTCACGGATTCACTTTTGGTGACAGTCTAGATGAGAGTAAGAAGAACAAGTGGAGAGAATTTGGATCCAGGCTTACTAAGGTAAGCATCTTTATTGaatttatgttaatttattaCCCTTGTCGTGTTCTTCATGTACATGAAAAAAGCAAAGCAATAAGACACCTGGTTTCCATAATGAAAGATGTTTTTTATCCTTACCTTTGCAGCTCCTAAGCTTAGAACAGCCATGGACGTTGATTCTTGATGATGAATTAGCAAATTCCTTTATTTCACCACTAACAGATGATATCAAAGATGATCATCAGCTCACATGTAAGTTTCCCTGACTACACCCTTTAGTTGGATTAGCTCAAGATTGAAACAAATGTTCAGACATTTTGTATGAAACTGACTTTAGACTCAGTATGTGAATAAGAACAAGACTCAAATGTGTTTGGAATAACATGTGTTGTTGTTTTTGGAACTACAGATGAAGAGTTCGAGAGGTCATGGGAGCAGAACGAGGAGTTGGGTCTCAACGACATAGATACTTCTTCAGCTGATGCTGCTTATGGATCCACGGAGAAAACTAAATTACCTTAAACCTAGATAGTGAGATAACTTGATTTTGAGACCAATGATGGTGATCAAAGAGATGGATATGCATGTTTTTGTTGTATGGTAAAAACAATTCAAGAATTAGAGAGAAACCTgctcttgttttatttttataaaattctaaaagaaacaatttttctaaaaatttacaATGAGgctattgagtttttttttcaactatttAATGAGGTGCAATGAGATGTTGAACACATAATTGAAAATGGTATAGATTAAACAGAATTGAAACaaacagagagaagaaaaacaatagcaaatggtgatatatttgttattttcatttttcacgttaattatttttgtttaattttatatagtaaataattttattttttatttaatttcatatttttttttatatacttcattaatagaaatttgttttatttgacttgggtacaaaacaaaactaaaattttaatataatttaatttagtttttagcAAATTCAAACTTGATtttttacaataataaaaataaaatgatccaTTTGAATTTTACTGactttttgttaacaaaaatcaaaaatataacataaatagTTAATTAAGCTGCTGAAACAAAATCAGTTGAATTATTATGTAGAGAAAAAGTAATATGATATGTAAtactaaaagataaaaattaggATGTTGAATAACGAACCattgtatatagttttataacGTACCAGTATTACCATCCCGGGCTACACTAGTGGCCATTTTAAACTGCATTTAagttatttgttttgaaaaagaaataaatgttattttttctgTCAAATACTGATTGCTATTTTAGTCATACTCTTTTAGAGATTGATAAAATGGAGATTTAAAGTTAGAATTGTTGCATCCaaagaaaatagttaaatgTGTTAATAGAATTAACTattgtgattatatatatatatatatatatataaacagttttataaaaattaaaatacaaataaaacacgtaaaaatatttaatattatatatataaataattttataaaattaaatataaataaaaacacttaaaataatttaaaattattacatGTGATCtgcttaattaatttttagtttttaaagtAGAATTTTATTACAATATAATTGTACttatactttatataattaaagtaaaaatgaaactaaaacaaataataaggaagtatttttgaactatttattcaatttttttgataTGAAAGATAATTTCCcaactgaaaataaaagaataaaaacatatttagggATTCTTCTCCATTGCATCCTTTGTAGACGTTACCAACCTTGGAATTTCAAAATAGGACAAAACATGTATAAAAtagttaacatatataatagattcataaaaaatttgtaaaatatttgaatatttattctgttttttttgttgaaaagaatatttttttctttgtaaaatagTCAATCCATAACTAACAGATTTGTAAATACTTAGTTTCTAAATTGCAGATTATCATATATACTTACAGTTGCCTAAATTGGTGACAAAGCTCTGAGTTTTGTTTCTGAAGATTTAAGATTTGAACAGATCATACTATCATCTTTAACCTCAATcatgaaaaaaattagaaaatataaaattaagaaggTAAAAAAACATGAGACTTAATACAGACATGTACGGATACTATGCTAcattcaaaaaagaaagaagaaagaaagaaagaaagaaagaaagaaagaaagaagaaagaaagaaagaaagagaaagaagaaagaaagaaagaaagaaagatgaagaGATGTTACAAAAAATATGAAGAAGAAACGATGGAAAAGAGTAGGGAAAGGAATAATTAAAGATGGAGACGTGACTGGAAGCTAGATGATTCTAAAAGAAAATGGAGACGTGACTGGAATTATCTATAAAATAGTTAACATATGGAGGCGTGACTGGAAGCTAGATGATTCTAAAAGAGTTGAAACCATGTGAAATGGAGACGTGACTGGAAGCTAGATGATTCTAAAAGAAAATGAACGTGTTGTTTTTGACTCGGAAATTTAGGGAGTTAGATTTTTACagtagaaaaacaaaattagatatttttttataaaattaacatgGGCATGTGTCAGAATTTATTGGTATATTGATTTGTGATTTAGTATataaaagataagaaaataaattaaaaagtggAAAGTAAGactaagaataaaaataaaaggctTATCACATCATTAAGCTCACTTCTTGTTACTGGATGATTGACCTCAAGATTTAGGTCACGTAGATAACATTTCCTTATACAAGTAGATATGGACACACACGGACAGCAATAAACAACTGCACGTAGATAGCATTTCTTTATACACAAAACCCTTTTTTataacacaaaaaaattaatgataacTGTGCTATTTTGTTTCATAGATTTCTTACTTGATATACATGATATTCATTCTTTAAGTATTATTgtcaatttttagaaaattaatgaTATACTGTACtattttgtttcatatattTCTTACTTGATATACATGATATTCattctttaaatataatttttcatgttacaaaaaaaaaaaaaaatttccaaaatgataaaaaatttagCTGGAAAGGTTTAAGGCGTTGACAATGCCATATTGTGAATTTCTTTTGTTGGTGttatatttacaattatttaatttcaacCAGTTTTGTTCAAATATCCTATAATATGATAAAGACCATATAAATTAATACATTCATCActcttttataaaattataatattatgtattttaggTAAAAATGTATTCCAATTCACTACAGGAAAAGTAATGTATACGAAAAGGAGAGATTGTGCCcgacaaaaacaaagaagaagaaaaaggagaaaatgtGATTCATTGTATATTCATCGCAAGACAACAATTACGCATGTCAACGACACAAGACTCGCAACACAATTAAACTACGTCAATAAGTGTATGCTAGTTTGACGGTGTCTCTCTTCATTCTCACTAACCTCTTTACTTTTGCTATTTTCGtgataaacttttaattttagaaaataatagaaGAAACGTGTTTCAGACCATCTCCAATTCACCTATATTTTCATCTCTACATTTTctcctaaaatagaaaaaccTGTTATAGAGATGAATTTGTTCCAATATATGTCtgtataatagagtttctctatttataaaaaaaaatatagagaattcatattttcatctctaaatatagaggcaaattagaatttttctgtattttttctaaaatagaggaattttattatagaaacatacattggagcaaatacatttctataatagaaatctctattttagaaaaaaatatagaggtATACATTGGAAATACTCTCAATAAATATTCTCATATATTTCTCATATATGGATTTCTACACTATAAAATATGAGATCCATAGTGTCACCTAAGAACCA
This genomic stretch from Raphanus sativus cultivar WK10039 chromosome 3, ASM80110v3, whole genome shotgun sequence harbors:
- the LOC130494679 gene encoding UPF0481 protein At3g47200-like produces the protein MDPPSQVNEDSEIIPDQEEEAALLLLKKVTPPILLKESAGDNSCSIFRIPHTLGRANNTAYAPKIVSIGPYHHPDDKEHGHLKMIEEHKQRYLELFVSKTKENGVSLSHLVKVVSDMEPKIRDSYSENLELSQEKLTRVMLLDSCFILMLFLVVTREFEYKNFTDPIFKMRWILPTIRSDLLLLENQVPLFLLNKILETSKLASSTSLNEMAFEFFSYSIRKPDAFWEKHKNLRAKHLLDLIRKTFIPIVSPPTTQRHCCIDISSGFGGKTRPTTLKNTCSSKKGSSKESTGAQTSPPPSPFLGLIVSAKKLRLRGIKFKRRKDVDTPLDISFKNGLLEIPLLVFDDFMSSVLINCVAFEQFNMRCSTEITSYVVFMGCLINIEEDATFLVEKGIIENYFGTGEQVSLFFKNIGKDISFSISKSYLSKVFERVNKYASKGCHVHWAGFKYTHFNTPWTFLSSCAALLLLLLTIFQAFFAAFAYFRPPKNN
- the LOC130509329 gene encoding uncharacterized protein LOC130509329 — encoded protein: MDNGNNDEQIDVGSVVEAVSADHSFGAPLYVVESMCMRCGENGTSRFLLTLIPHFRKVLISAFECPHCGERNNEVQFAGEIQQRGCCYHLEVLAGDEKIFDRQVVKSESATIKIPELDFEIPPEAQRGSLSTVEGILARAADELSALQEERKKVDPKTAEAIDQFLSKLRACAKAETPFTFILDDPAGNSFVENPHAPSPDPSLTIKFYDRTPEQQATLGYLADPSQAGQSEGSLAPPSAETTYVPHGAVGATAGRRAIAQSNSTDISDNLFRYSAPEEVMIFPSTCGACTKQCETRMFVTKIPYFQEVIVMASTCEDCGYRNSELKPGGAIPEKGKKITLSVKNITDLSRDVIKSDTAGVIIPELDLELAGGTLGGMVTTVEGLVTQIRESLARVHGFTFGDSLDESKKNKWREFGSRLTKLLSLEQPWTLILDDELANSFISPLTDDIKDDHQLTYEEFERSWEQNEELGLNDIDTSSADAAYGSTEKTKLP